The window GGAGGCTCGATCTGGCTCGCGAGCGCCGGGGCCTTGCCGTCGGCCGTCATCGGCCGCGTCACCTTCTCGGCAGGCCACGCCGGTGCGCTTGCGGCCAATGCCGGGGTCTGGTCGGCAGCGGGCGCGGCCGGCGCCGAGGGCTGGGGTGCGACGGCACTAGCCGTCGGGACCGGCGCGGCGGGGCCGGCACCGGTCGGGGCGACCGGGGCGGTGGCAGCTGTGGCCAGGGCCGCCTGCTGCACCGCGCGACCGGCGGCGGCGACGAAGGCCGTCGGCGCGGCGGGAATGTCGAAGCGGGCGACGACGCGCTCATCGCGGTCGATCACGCAGGCGGTCGGAAGGTGGGCCACCCCCATCGCCCGGGCGAGCCCGGGGTCGGCATCGACGTCGACACGGACCGGCTCGTAGCAGGCAGTGAGCAGCGCGACCGCCTCCGGCGATGCCAGGGCGGTCGAGTCCAGGGCCACGCTCGGCTCGCTCCATGCCGCCGTGAACACCACCAGCACCGGCCGTTGGCTGACGGACGAGGCGACTTTGGCACCGGCGAGGTTGGTGTGCCATGGGATGTCGGCCCAAGCCTGGCCGGCGAACGCTGTCGCCACGGCGATCCAGGTGCCGACGACCCGCCGGGAGTGGCGGGCCCAGGTGAACCACCGGACTGGCATGGGACTGGCTCTCGGCTAGGGGCGATCGGTGGGGATAGACGCCATGAGGCGCTCCCCGGCCGGTTGTATCGGTCGTTCGGATCGCACCTGTTGCGTCGAAATGCCCGGGCCGATGGCCGGGCGGAATCCTGGGTAAATTCCCTGGAAACCCTGGGGAACTGCAGAAACCAGGCGGGCCCAGCCAGGCGGGGGAAGTGGACTCCTTGACACCGCCGGCGGGGCTGCGGATACTACCGACCAATGGTGAAGGGGTGAACAGAGGCTTATATCACCGCCTCGAATCCGCTCGCCAAGACAGGGTGCCAGGCGAACGATCCCACGCGGCTGTTCTCAGTCCCCGCGAGCATCGTTCGGAAGCTCCGGCACGGGTTCCAGAGGAGATCGTTTCCCTCTGGCCCTTCGTGACAGGGCACTCTGTCCAGGGGCTTTTCGTTCGTTCGTCCAGGCTCGTTTCGGGAGCCTCGCCTTTCTGTGGTTCTGAATCCTGACCGTTTTCGGCCGGGATCCGCCAGTGTGGACCAGTCGGTTCGCACTGCATGCCACGGGAGCCAGGTGGTTCGCGACGCGTTCCTGGCGGTTCGGCCATCGACGGAGGTGGCGCATGCTCCGGCGGGCGGGAGTCCTTTTCGGGATGCCGCCTGCGTCCTGAAGCGTTAGCCGATGCTGGTGCGGCAAGTCTGCCGGTGCTCCGCGGGCAAGGGAGATCGTGGAGCCACCGGATGACGGTTTGCGACCCCCGCAGACCCAACGGGGAGGCGGGGAGGGAGATCGATCCGACGAGCGAAGGGGAACGCCCGATGGAGCGGGCAGTGGGACCGGATGGGGCGTTCGCCCTCCGGTCCCGACGATCCCGAGCACGGTGATCCCGGATCTTTTGGATCCGGGACGAGTCCACACCCCGGGGAACCGGTGCCGACCGGTGTCGGCACGAATTTCCTCGGGACTTAGAGCAGTTCGGCGGGTGGTGCCGACGGTCCAGCGAGCGCCGCCGCGGGTGGCGAGTCGTGTGTCGAGAGTTCGGTTTTCCCGAGGGATGTGCTGAAGACATGTCGAAGCGGAGGCGTTCACGGTCGCATGGCCGTCAGGGCATGGGGGGCGGTCAGCCCGGCCAGTTCGGACCAGGTGGTGCTCCAGGTGGTGCTCCAGGTGGTGCTCCAGGTGGTGCTCCAGGTGGTGCTCCAGGTGGTGCTCCAGGTGGTGCTGGTGGGGGCGGACCGGGAGGCCATGGCTACGGCGGTCGCCGTGGACGCGGTCGCTATCGCCGTGGCGGCGGTGGCGGCGGCGGTGGGCCGTCAGTCAGCGGTGCCGGCGCCGTCGGGATGGACGGCGAGGGGATGCGCGCCCCGGATGCCGAACCGGAGGTCGCCGAGAACGGCGAGCCGATTCCGCTCCAGCCCGGCGCGGGTGTCCTCGAGATGCACCCCAACGGCTACGGGTTTCTCCGCAGCGCCGAGACGAACTACACCCGGGAACGGACCGATCCGTTCGTGCCCGGAACGATGATCGAGCGGTTCCGTCTCCGCGAAGGCGTGTTCATCAAGGGGATGGTCCAACCGGGCCGTCGCCAGCAGGGCCCGCGCGTGCGCGAGATCCTCGAAGTCGAGGGAATGGCGCCCGACGAGTACCCGAAGGTCAAGACGTTCGATCAGCTGACGCCGATCAACCCCGAGACATGGCTTCGTCTGGAGACCGGCCAGCAGCCGTTGACGACGCGGATCATGGACCTGCTCACGCCACTGGGGAAGGGGCAGCGGGCACTGATCGTCGCTCCGCCGCGGACCGGCAAGACGGTCCTCCTCCAGCAGGTTTCCCAGGCGGTGTCCGCCAATCACCCCGATCTTTCGCTGGTGATGCTCCTCATCGACGAACGCCCCGAGGAAGTCACCGACATGCGCCGCACCGTCAAGGGAGAGGTGCTCGCCAGCAGCCTCGACTGCGACGTCGAGAGCCACGTCCGGCTGTCGCAGTTGGTGATCGAGCGCTGCAAGCGGATGGCGGAGGCGGGGAAGGACGTGTTCCTGCTGATGGACTCGATCACGCGGATGGCGCGGGCCTTCAACAAGTGGGTCGGGAACACCGGTCGAACCATGTCCGGCGGCGTAGACATCAAGGCCCTCGACATCCCCAAGAAGCTGTTCGCGACCGCGCGCGTGTTCGAGGAGGGGGGGTCACTGACGATCGTCGCCACGGCTCTCGTCGACACGGGCAGCCGGATGGACGAGCTGATCTTCCAGGAGTTCAAAGGCACCGGCAACATGGAGCTGGTGCTCGACCGGAAGCTCGCCGATCGCCGGGTCTGGCCGTCGATCGACATCTCGCAGTCGGGCACCCGACGCGAGGAGAAGCTCCTCGACCCCGACACGCTGCACGCCGTCAACATGCTCAGGCGGACGCTGTCGAGCATGCACCATGTCGACGCCATGGAGCAGCTCACCAAGCAGCTCGCCAAGTTCAAGAGCAACCGCGAGTTCATCTCGCTGATCGCCAGTTCCCGTTCCGGCGAGTGACCGCTCTGATGAGGCCGTCGGCCACCGTGCTTGCGGCCATCGGCTGATCGGGCTTTGGGAGTTCAGCCGCGGCCTGCAGGCGGAGAGCGGCTGTCCGGCTCATCGGCGGGGAGACGGCTCGCCCAGTGGGCATATTGCGGGTCGCCGCAGCGGAACGAAAACACGGCGTCCGGAAGCCGATCGGCCCCGCACCCCTCGGAGCGGACGCGGACCACGATCGCGTCGCCGCGGCGCTCGATCGACAGCCTGTCGGCCGACAGCGGCGCATCAACAGGTGCGATGGCGGGGGCAGCCTGGGCAGGCCGTGGCCTGTCGGTCGGAGGGAGTGGGGCGGGCATGGGGCCGGCGTGGAGGGCGGGGTGACTGGCAGGGAGCTGATTATGGCCACCCGGGCGGCGATCGTGCCAGTGCTCGGCGGCCGATCGGGTTTTGGTCGATTGTTTTCCGCGATCGTATACTCGAAGGAACTGTTCACGGTTCGAGGAGCATCCATCGCATGACGCCCTATGCGTCGCTGGCGGACGATTTCTACGTCAACATGAACCTGGCCACGGAGATGGAACTTCCCGGCCAGCGGGAGACGGTCCTCCACTTCTTCGAGTGTCTGCAGAAGAAGTATCCGACGATGCGGAAGTTCTACTGCCGCGACAAACGCGACTTCGTGCTCGAGGAAGACAAGGATCAGGGGCGCTACCGCTGGGCCGCGGTCGAGGCCAAGCGGCTCTGTTCCGGGCAGGTCAACCCGTCCTCCCTCGAATCGGCTCTCGATCAGCACCGGCTGGTCCTCGACCTCGCGCCGGCGCTGCTGTCGGTGAGCCCGCTCGACTGCGAAGCGCTCGATCTGCTGTTCGGATTCGATTTCGCCTTCCGCGGCAACCACAACGCGCTGCTCGCCGAGGCCCTCGGCGTCGGTCCGGCACTCGATCGTGTCGCCGAGGTGCCGGGCTGCCGGGTGATCAACTACGAGCCGTCACTGACCGTGGCCGTCGACGAGGACTGCCGCGTGCAGGTGCGCGTCAGCACCGAGACCCGGACCAATGCCTTCCAGGTGCGGACCGGCGAGTTCTCGGAGGAGCAGCTGAGCGTGTACGTCACCGCGCGGCAGTATGGAAGTCTCGATCCCCGCCAGCCCGACGGCAGCGGCGGCTACGGGGAGGCACTCGACAGGCTGTTTCGCGTCGGCCTCCAGGTGGTCGACGAATGCGTCGTCAACCAGATCCTGCGGCCGCTGGCCCGTGCGATCTCGATGAAGTGACGGTGGTCAGCGGCCACCACGCGACCGGCCCCGATCGTGGTCGTCGCCGCGCGGCGACCGGCTTCGGGCGTCGAGGTTGCCTGCGATCACGATGCCGATCGCCTCGACCCAGCTGGGAACGTCGAGGACCGACCCGAGGCCGCTCTCGGTGAGGACGTCGTCCTCATCGTGGGCATCCTGCCGCGAAGCCCGCCGCGGGGCGGCGTCGCCGTCCTCGATGCCGAGGTACTCGAGCCCCTCGTCATCCTCGTCGCGGCCTCCGGCGACCGGAGCAAAGTCGTCGCGTCGAGAACGATGCAAGCCGCTCGAACGCGCCCCCTCGCCGCGGACTTCGCCCGGGCGCCGGCGTCCCCGCCTTCCCCGTCGCCGACCGCCGTCGGCGCCGTCGGTCGCCGAGTCCCCCGACCGGGCCGCGGTCCGTTCA is drawn from Planctomycetota bacterium and contains these coding sequences:
- a CDS encoding transcription termination factor Rho, with amino-acid sequence MSKRRRSRSHGRQGMGGGQPGQFGPGGAPGGAPGGAPGGAPGGAPGGAPGGAGGGGPGGHGYGGRRGRGRYRRGGGGGGGGPSVSGAGAVGMDGEGMRAPDAEPEVAENGEPIPLQPGAGVLEMHPNGYGFLRSAETNYTRERTDPFVPGTMIERFRLREGVFIKGMVQPGRRQQGPRVREILEVEGMAPDEYPKVKTFDQLTPINPETWLRLETGQQPLTTRIMDLLTPLGKGQRALIVAPPRTGKTVLLQQVSQAVSANHPDLSLVMLLIDERPEEVTDMRRTVKGEVLASSLDCDVESHVRLSQLVIERCKRMAEAGKDVFLLMDSITRMARAFNKWVGNTGRTMSGGVDIKALDIPKKLFATARVFEEGGSLTIVATALVDTGSRMDELIFQEFKGTGNMELVLDRKLADRRVWPSIDISQSGTRREEKLLDPDTLHAVNMLRRTLSSMHHVDAMEQLTKQLAKFKSNREFISLIASSRSGE